The DNA window ATTTCCGAAATTATTTATCAACTGAGGAATACATTGACTTTTCGACCGTATTATTTTCGAGATATTACCAGTTATATGAAGATTATAAATACAGATTGAGCGCCACCAAAAATTCGAACAGTTACCAAACCGGTTTGATGGTCAAGAAAGTTTTAAAATCCTTGGGAGTTTTGGGTTTGTTCAAACGTATTATTCCGCTCGTTTTACAATTTAAAGCTAAATAGTGGAACATTTGCAATCAAAAGGTTTCTTTGAAGTCGCACCAAAGCCTAAATTAGGAAATATGAAGGAAATTAAGATCAATTTTACCGATTTTTGGCCTGGGTTTGATAAGACCAATAATTATTTTTATAATTTGTTGGTTCAAAACTACCGTGTGCTTATCGATGAGCAGCCGGATATTTTGTTTTATTCTTGTTTCAATCACGACTATTTAAACTACAATTGTACTCGAATCTTCTACACCCCCGAAAATATCAGACCTGATTTTACAGCCTGTGATTTCGCTTTTTCTTTTGATTATTCTAGCAGACAAAATCATTTTAGGCTGCCATTGTATTCCTTTTATGTTGAACTGCTGGGCTTGCTTCCTAAGTTAACAAGCATTCCCACCCGTGACGAAGCCAGAAGCATTTGGCGCGGCAAAACCGAGTTTTGTTGTATGGTGGTCTCCAATCCGAATAGTGCCAAACGACTCGATTTTTTTAGGAATTTGTCTAAAGTAAAAAGAGTAGCTTCCGGTGGCGCTGTTCTGAACAATGTAGGTGGAAAAGTGCCCGACAAGGCCGCTTTTATCAAGGACTATAAGTTTGTGATTTCTTTTGAGAATAGTTCCTATGACGGTTATACCACCGAGAAAATAATGGAACCCATTTATGAGGATTGTATTCCAATTTATTGGGGAAACCCATTAGTAAGCAAGGATTTTAATTCTGCGAGGTTTTTGGAATATAACAGCTTCCAAAACGAAGAGGAATTAATCGCCAGACTGCTGGAAATAGATCAAAATGAAGAATTGGCTATTGATATATTGATGCAGCCTACTTTTAGTGTGGATAAAGTAGCTCACGAACAGGAAAAGGAACAGGTGCTTGACATCATCAGCAATATGATAGAAAATCCAAAAAAACCTATTGCACAACAATGGTGGCGGTATTTGCATCACTGTAAATTACTGTATAGAAAAAACAAGAAGCGATTGCTTGTAAAATTTAAATTGCTTTAGATGCTGGCTATTGTAATCCCATATTATAAACTCAGTTTCTTTGATGAGACTTTGGCGTCACTAGCGCATCAAACCGATAAACGCTTCAAAGTGTATATTGGTGATGACGCGAGCCCAGAAAAACCTACTGAATTATTAGAAAAGTATGAAGGGAAATTTGATTTTGTGTACCATCGGTTTGAGTCCAATTTAGGAGGCACTTCATTGCCGCAGCAATGGGAGCGCTGCATAGCGCTTTCGGGAGACGAAGAATGGGTTATGATTTTGGGTGATGATGATTATATTGGCGACCGGGTCGTCGAGGAGTTTTACGCCCATTGGCCGGAGTTTCAATCGAAGTCGAATGTAGTTCGTTTTGCCTCGCGAACCATAGTTCAGGAAGAAAATCACCAAGCCCCCATTTGCTACCATCCGGTATGGGAATCGGCCACGGATGCCTATTTGAGAAAGTTCAAATTCCTGACCCGAAGCTCGCTTTCGGAGTATGTTTTTTCGAAAAAAAGCTATGAAAAATTCGGCTTTTATAATTATCCCTTGGCCTGGAATAGCGATGATAGGGCTTGGTTGGACTTTTCGGAGGACCAGCCTATTTACAGTATCAATGAAGCGGTGGTTTGCTCGAGGCTATCCGCTATTAACATCACAGGGAAAAAAGATAATGCAGTTTTAAAAAATGCGTCTTTGGTGCAGTTTTATCAATTTTTAATTGAGCATAAGTCCCAACATTATACTAAATTTGACAACGTTAAAATTATTCGGCAATACCAGTATGTCCTGCAATGTACTAAGAAATTAGAGAGCAAGGACTGGTTGTTTTTAGTGACTCATTATTTGAAAAATGCTACTATAGAGGTTGTTGCGGGATTCCTAAAAAAGTACGTCTAATGCTAGCGCAAAAAGCAAAAAAATAGAAATGAAACCACAAGTAAGTATCATCATGGCGACCTACAACCGGGCGCATTTTATAGCAGAGACGCTTGCGGCTATACGAAACCAAACCTTCACCAATTGGGAATGTATCATTGTTGATGACGGAGGGACTGATACTACTAGTGAAGTCATTGCCCCGATTTTGGAGCAGGACAGCCGATTTCAATACCATATACGGCCTAACCAGTATTTAAAAGGTTTGCCGGGTTGTCGTAATTACGGCTTGGATTTGGCCAAAGGCGAGTATATTATTTTTTTTGATGATGACGACATTGCACATCCTCAAAACTTGGAGTTGTGTGTGTTGGAATTAAATGACCCGAATATTTTCTTTTGCCGCTACATCCGCGAGGTTTTTGTGAATGATTTTCATTATAATTTTGATTATTCCAAAGTGTATAGTTCATTTTATATCGACAAAAAAGAGTTGCTCCAGATGTTGAATCATTCGCTACAGTTTAATTCTTGTGCTGTGATGTGGAGAGCGGTCTGCTTTGAAAAAAATCGATTTGTAGCAACCTTACTTTTTGCAGAGGAATGGGAATTATATTCGAGAATTGTTTCCTGTGGATTTTCGGGAATATCAATCAATAAGACCTTGTTTTATGGCCGAAAGCATCCTGAATCGAATACAGGAGAATACGATCGCAAGAATCCAATTCGACGCGCTTCCTATGCCGATGCGATAGAGCTGGTAGCAAAAAACCTAAAAGAAAAGCAATTATTGACCTATGCTTTAAAGAGGTATTTGATTGCTTTTTCAATCGATTTTGAGGAATATAATTTATTCGAAAGGATTTTAAATACGCTCGATTTACCTACATTTGAAAAAATAAAATGGCAACTTTTTTATGCTGTTTTACCGTTAAGGTTAATCATCCATAGGAAGAAGAAAGCTTTAATAAAAAGTTTGGCACATTGAAATATGTCCTTAAAGAAACAATCCAAACCATCAGACCATGAAATTTTTAATAATAGAACAGGATTTAAGAGTTGTGGGAACAAGTCAAGGCATTATTTCCCGTTCTTTTTTGGCAAAATTAAGAGGGGCTTATTCTCAATCTGTTATCGATGTAGTCTATATCAAACAATCTCCGAGTGATGACGACTTAGATTTATTGCCTGTAAATACAATCGAAACCCATATCGTGAATCTTAAAACGCCATTTTTAAAGAAATGGTTCAATAAAATCTATTGGAGAGTGTTTCACCAATCTTTAGCAATTGAGCACATCCATAAAGTGTATGCTGCTATTATTGCCAAGATAGATTACCAGAAATACGATCATATTTTTATAAGAAGTGCGGGTATTGACCATGAAATAATTTTGGCATGTAAAGATTTGCCTCTATTGGAAAAAGCCATCGTCAATTTTCACGATCCTTATCCCTTGTTTTGGTATGCAGGGACAAAAAGTGCCTTGACCAATTTGGAACTTTTCAAATTTAAAAAAATGTATGCCGTGGTCTCCCAGGCTAAAACCTGCATGAGTTCGGCTCGATTAATGGCCGAAGATTTACAGTATTTGTATGGTTCGAGAAAAAAAATCCATCATTTGCCCCATCAATATGACTCTAGCGTTTTTGATTTATCGGATGTGAGTACTGCCGTGAAAAAAAAGAAAAAGGTGTTGATTTCCTACCACGGTGCCATCATGTTTGGCAGGAACATAGAAATTCTTTTGGATGTTTATATTGATTTAATTGAAAACAATGTTTTTTATAAAGAAAACACCGAGTTTGTCTTGCGATTAAAAGGGGTTGATTTGATAAAAATGGCTGAAAAATATGGTGCAATTCCCAATATAAAGGTTTTTGGGATGCTCAGTTTTTCTAATTCCTGTTTTGAACAAACACATGAAGCTGACATTAATATTATCTTGGAGAATGGTCCAATTTACAGTAATACTTTGGTGGGCAAAGCTCCTTTCTTGGCTTCTACAGGTAAATCCATATTTGTTTTAGCGCCAGAGCGAAGTGAAATTCGTTCGATACTCAAAGAAGATCAATTTATTGCTAGCTATTCCGACCCAAAAGAGATTAAAAACAAACTAGAAAATCTAATTGTAGATAGTTTAAATTCTATTAAACCTGTTTCTCCTTTTGGGGATTATTTTGGAGATGAGAATTATAAAATATTATTAGACAAAGTACTATTGGATTAAAATTATTTATTACTATTAAAGAATGAAGAATATAATTAATAAAGCAAAAAATAAAATTCGAGAATTTATATATAAAAGATATAACATCAGCTTTTCTCAGGGAGGTGGGGATGATATTCAGCTCACCAAACTTATTAAAGCTGAAAGACCAGGAGTTTATGTGGATATTGGATGTTGGCACCCCGTTAAGGCCTCCAATACGTATTATTTTTATTTAAGAGGATGGAAAGGAATTTGTATAGATCCAAATCCAGAATTGAAAACATTATATGATAAATTCAGACCAAAGGATAGTTTTATTAATTGTGCGATAGGTCCCAAAGAAAAAAGTTTGACATATTATCAATTGAATGATAATTACAGCACCATGAATACTTTAAATTATGATTTTATTAAATTGCATAATTTAGAGAATCAGATAAAGTGTATTGTAAATGTACCCATTTATAATTTAAAAGATATTTTAGATAAGAATATTTTAGAAGGAGATAGATTAGATTTTTTTGACATAGATGTTGAAGGTTTTGATTTAGAGGTATTAAAATCAAATGATTGGGTTAAATATAGACCAAAAGTGGTTCTTGTTGAGACGGATTTAACAATTCAAAACGACATTAATTCTGAAATTGTACAATATTTAGAAACAGTAGATTATAAATTGGTAGCGAAGTCTATAATTAATGGAAACTTAGGAAATCTATTTTTGATGGATAATAAAATTAATTAGTATAAAGAAAATGAGACAAGGATCAAATCCCCAAAAGGTGGAAAGAAAATTATCATTGACCACACATCACAGAATTGTAATGGTAGTTTATATTCCCAATGAAGAAGGGTTCTACAAGGATTCCTTTGAAGTGTTTAAAGCTTGCTTAGATTCTTTGGTTTCAACTATAAATTTAAAAGCTGGCATAACTATAGTGAATAATGGGTCGAATAAAAAAGTGTCCGACCTTTTGCGTTTTTATTTAGATAAAAAAAAAATAGACACCTTAATTTCTCATAATTTAAATATAGGAAAGATAGATGCGATGATTGGTGCTGCAAGAGGTGCTAGAGAAAAATACATTACGCTAACAGATGCTGATATTCTTTTTGTAAAAGGGTGGCAGGAAAAAGTGGAAGAAGTTTTTACAGTTTTTCCGAATGTGGGTTCTGTTTCTCCCATTCCTGTTCGTAGCGGAGTGCTGGCAGGAACAAGCTCTGTGTTGAAATATGTATTATTACGCAAAATCAAATGTATGTTTATTCCCATACCAGAAAACTTTTTAGGATACAATAGGTATTTAGACAGTATTAATTGGGGTTCTGAAGACAAAGATGATAATGAATGGCCTGTTGTTGAAAAAAGTGGACTTAGAGCTATAATTGGGAGTGGACACCAAGTGCTCACAATCGATAGGGACATCTTGTTTAAGACCACACCTTCAAACCCATCCTTAACATTGGTTGGTAATCTATCGGAGCATAATTATGTCGATGTTCCTATTGATAAATCAGGGAAACTAAGATTGTCCACTTACAATAATTATGCTTTTCATATGGGAAATAAATTGGAAAGTTGGATGTTGGAGACCCAAGAAGTTAATTGTAAAACTATTGAAAAGAAGGAGGATTTAGGTAAAATAGTGCCTCCATCTCCAGATCTATTTAATTCTAAAATAAAGAATAAGTGGTATGTGTTAAAGAAATTGCTTCTAAAAAAAATGTTTTCACTTTTTATAGTCAAGAATTGATTAGCGATGAATGATCCCAATTTTTCGATTCTCATCACCACCAAAAATCGCCTTAACGATTTGACTTTTACCTTGGGTAAAATCAAGCCTCTCCTAGCGATGAATGAAGTGAGTTGTGTAGTTTTTGATGACGGATCTACCGATGGGACTTATGAGTATGTCAAAGAAAATTTCCCCGCTATTCAACTCCAACGAAATGCCGTATCCAAAGGCTATATTTTTTGCCGGAACAAAATGTTGAACGAAACCAAGGCCGACTTTGCGATTTCCTTAGACGATGATGCTCATTTTCTGACCGAGAATCCCTTGGAAATTATCTGCCATCATTTTAAAAAAAATCCCAATTGCGGCCTGCTTGCTTTGCGTATTTTTTGGGGATTGGAAGAGCCGAAAAAGAGCAGTACGGCTGAAAAATCAGAACAGGTGCAAGGATTCGTTGGCTGTGCCCACGTATGGCGAATGGAAGCTTGGCGAACCCTTCCGAATTATCCTGAATGGTTTGTTTTTTATGGCGAAGAGAATTTTGCTTCTTTTCAATTATATAAAAAAAATTGGGAAATCCATTATTTGCCGGAAGTTTTGGTGCATCATCGTGTCGATGTGAAAGCCAGAAAAAATGAGGGCGATTATGCCCTTCGATTGCGTCGCTCTTTGCGCTCGGGTTGGTATTTGTTTTTCTTGTTTTACCCTATCCAAACGATTCCTAAAAAATTGGCGTACTCGCTATGGATTCAGATCAAGTTTAAAGTGTTCAAAGGCGATTTTAAAGCGTTGCAGGCTATTGTTTTAGCTTTGTTGGATTTGGTTTGGAACGCACCTAAAATCATAAAAAACAGCAACCGATTAACGCAAAAGGAGTATGAAACATACAATGAACTAGCAGAGGCAAAAATTTATTGGCAGCCCGAAAACTAGTTCCTATATTTTAAAAACCGTGCAAATTGAGAATTAAATTTTCAATTTGCACGGTTTTCGATTTTTTATAGTTTAAATAGCTTATGTTGAACTAGTTAAAATTATTTTTTAAGTTAATTTTTTTGTGTATAATTTATTTTTAGGTATAAATAATGACTATAATAATACTTTTTCTATTTATTATTTGTAATTTTACTGCAAATTGAAAACTTGATTTACAATATGCACGATTTTATTCACAGAAAGATAGAAGCTACTGTCCAACAGTATCTTAAAATATTTCCGGTTGTAGCGGTTTTAGGCCCGAGACAGTGCGGAAAATCTACTTTGGTGAAAACCCTTGCTGCTCACTGGGGCGACTCATTGTATCTTGATTTGCAGTCTGATGGCGATTTGGCCAAATTAGATCAACCTAGTTTTTTCTTTGAATCCAATGCCAACAAAATAATATGTTTGGATGAAATTCAATTGGTGCCTCAATTGTTTTCGGTTTTGAGAAGCGTGGTCGATAAAAATCGCCACAATGGCAAATTTGTTCTTTTGGGTTCGGCTTCCCGTGATTTGATTCAGCAAACCTCCGAGTCGTTGGCAGGTAGAATAGGAATGGTGTATTTGTCGCCTTTTACGCTGAACGAATTGGATCAATTGGAAGGGTTTAGTTTGAATGCGTTTTGGTTAAGAGGAGGTTTTCCGGACAGTTATTTGGCAGACAGCAATGATTTTAGCGAAATTTGGCGCGCTAATTTCATCAAGACTTTTATTGAGCGAGATATTCCGCAATTGGGTTTTCAGATTCCTGCTTTGCAGTTGAAACGTTTGCTGGTGATGTGCGCCCACAATCAAGGGCAGCTCATTAATTTTTCTAAATTGGGAGAATCTTTAGGCTTAACACATCCCACGATTCGTAGGTATATCGATTTGTTGGAGCAAACTTTTATATTGCGAACGGTACTTCCGTTTGAAGCAAACGTCAAGAAGCGATTGGTCAAATCGCCTAAAGTATTTGTTCGGGATTCGGGAGTACTACACCAACTGTTGGCCATTTCAGATTTCAATTCCTTATTAAGTCATCCGGTATTTGGCTCTTCTTGGGAAGGCGTAGTAGTCGAAAATGTGATTGTGAACAAACCCGATTGGAATTATTATTTTTATCGCACCGCCACAGGCGACGAAATGGATTTAATTCTCGAAAAAGGAAATCAACGCATTGCCATTGAATGCAAAGCTTCGACAGCACCCAAACTGACCAAAGGTTTTTATCGTGCTTTAGAAGTGGTACAACCACAAAGGACCTTTGTGATAATTCCGGCTCCGGTTTCTTACGAAATTGGACCCAATATAACTGTTTGTGGATTATCGGAGTTTTTAAATATCGAATTTTAATATGAAAAACATAGCTATTATTCCTGCACGAGGCGGTTCAAAAAGATTACCTAATAAGAATATTTTGCTATTAGGAGGAATTCCTTTAATCGCTCACAGCATTTTGTATGCTCAGAAAAATAGCAACTTTATTGACGAAATTTACGTTTCGACAGATGATGATGCTATCAAAAAAATAGCGCTGGAGTATGGCGCTATAGTAATAGATCGTCCCGATTATTTATCGGGTGATTTAGAGCCCACGGTTTCGGCTTTGAAACACGTTTTAGAATCGATAGAAGGAAATGTGGACAATGTGGTCTTGTTGCAAGCCACAAACCCGTTGCGTCCTCAAAATGTATTGGCAGCAGCTT is part of the Flavobacterium nackdongense genome and encodes:
- a CDS encoding glycosyltransferase family 10 domain-containing protein; the encoded protein is MKEIKINFTDFWPGFDKTNNYFYNLLVQNYRVLIDEQPDILFYSCFNHDYLNYNCTRIFYTPENIRPDFTACDFAFSFDYSSRQNHFRLPLYSFYVELLGLLPKLTSIPTRDEARSIWRGKTEFCCMVVSNPNSAKRLDFFRNLSKVKRVASGGAVLNNVGGKVPDKAAFIKDYKFVISFENSSYDGYTTEKIMEPIYEDCIPIYWGNPLVSKDFNSARFLEYNSFQNEEELIARLLEIDQNEELAIDILMQPTFSVDKVAHEQEKEQVLDIISNMIENPKKPIAQQWWRYLHHCKLLYRKNKKRLLVKFKLL
- a CDS encoding glycosyltransferase family 2 protein, producing the protein MLAIVIPYYKLSFFDETLASLAHQTDKRFKVYIGDDASPEKPTELLEKYEGKFDFVYHRFESNLGGTSLPQQWERCIALSGDEEWVMILGDDDYIGDRVVEEFYAHWPEFQSKSNVVRFASRTIVQEENHQAPICYHPVWESATDAYLRKFKFLTRSSLSEYVFSKKSYEKFGFYNYPLAWNSDDRAWLDFSEDQPIYSINEAVVCSRLSAINITGKKDNAVLKNASLVQFYQFLIEHKSQHYTKFDNVKIIRQYQYVLQCTKKLESKDWLFLVTHYLKNATIEVVAGFLKKYV
- a CDS encoding glycosyltransferase family 2 protein — translated: MKPQVSIIMATYNRAHFIAETLAAIRNQTFTNWECIIVDDGGTDTTSEVIAPILEQDSRFQYHIRPNQYLKGLPGCRNYGLDLAKGEYIIFFDDDDIAHPQNLELCVLELNDPNIFFCRYIREVFVNDFHYNFDYSKVYSSFYIDKKELLQMLNHSLQFNSCAVMWRAVCFEKNRFVATLLFAEEWELYSRIVSCGFSGISINKTLFYGRKHPESNTGEYDRKNPIRRASYADAIELVAKNLKEKQLLTYALKRYLIAFSIDFEEYNLFERILNTLDLPTFEKIKWQLFYAVLPLRLIIHRKKKALIKSLAH
- a CDS encoding glycosyltransferase family protein, translated to MKFLIIEQDLRVVGTSQGIISRSFLAKLRGAYSQSVIDVVYIKQSPSDDDLDLLPVNTIETHIVNLKTPFLKKWFNKIYWRVFHQSLAIEHIHKVYAAIIAKIDYQKYDHIFIRSAGIDHEIILACKDLPLLEKAIVNFHDPYPLFWYAGTKSALTNLELFKFKKMYAVVSQAKTCMSSARLMAEDLQYLYGSRKKIHHLPHQYDSSVFDLSDVSTAVKKKKKVLISYHGAIMFGRNIEILLDVYIDLIENNVFYKENTEFVLRLKGVDLIKMAEKYGAIPNIKVFGMLSFSNSCFEQTHEADINIILENGPIYSNTLVGKAPFLASTGKSIFVLAPERSEIRSILKEDQFIASYSDPKEIKNKLENLIVDSLNSIKPVSPFGDYFGDENYKILLDKVLLD
- a CDS encoding FkbM family methyltransferase; protein product: MKNIINKAKNKIREFIYKRYNISFSQGGGDDIQLTKLIKAERPGVYVDIGCWHPVKASNTYYFYLRGWKGICIDPNPELKTLYDKFRPKDSFINCAIGPKEKSLTYYQLNDNYSTMNTLNYDFIKLHNLENQIKCIVNVPIYNLKDILDKNILEGDRLDFFDIDVEGFDLEVLKSNDWVKYRPKVVLVETDLTIQNDINSEIVQYLETVDYKLVAKSIINGNLGNLFLMDNKIN
- a CDS encoding glycosyltransferase family A protein, whose translation is MRQGSNPQKVERKLSLTTHHRIVMVVYIPNEEGFYKDSFEVFKACLDSLVSTINLKAGITIVNNGSNKKVSDLLRFYLDKKKIDTLISHNLNIGKIDAMIGAARGAREKYITLTDADILFVKGWQEKVEEVFTVFPNVGSVSPIPVRSGVLAGTSSVLKYVLLRKIKCMFIPIPENFLGYNRYLDSINWGSEDKDDNEWPVVEKSGLRAIIGSGHQVLTIDRDILFKTTPSNPSLTLVGNLSEHNYVDVPIDKSGKLRLSTYNNYAFHMGNKLESWMLETQEVNCKTIEKKEDLGKIVPPSPDLFNSKIKNKWYVLKKLLLKKMFSLFIVKN
- a CDS encoding glycosyltransferase family 2 protein, translating into MNDPNFSILITTKNRLNDLTFTLGKIKPLLAMNEVSCVVFDDGSTDGTYEYVKENFPAIQLQRNAVSKGYIFCRNKMLNETKADFAISLDDDAHFLTENPLEIICHHFKKNPNCGLLALRIFWGLEEPKKSSTAEKSEQVQGFVGCAHVWRMEAWRTLPNYPEWFVFYGEENFASFQLYKKNWEIHYLPEVLVHHRVDVKARKNEGDYALRLRRSLRSGWYLFFLFYPIQTIPKKLAYSLWIQIKFKVFKGDFKALQAIVLALLDLVWNAPKIIKNSNRLTQKEYETYNELAEAKIYWQPEN
- a CDS encoding ATP-binding protein, which codes for MHDFIHRKIEATVQQYLKIFPVVAVLGPRQCGKSTLVKTLAAHWGDSLYLDLQSDGDLAKLDQPSFFFESNANKIICLDEIQLVPQLFSVLRSVVDKNRHNGKFVLLGSASRDLIQQTSESLAGRIGMVYLSPFTLNELDQLEGFSLNAFWLRGGFPDSYLADSNDFSEIWRANFIKTFIERDIPQLGFQIPALQLKRLLVMCAHNQGQLINFSKLGESLGLTHPTIRRYIDLLEQTFILRTVLPFEANVKKRLVKSPKVFVRDSGVLHQLLAISDFNSLLSHPVFGSSWEGVVVENVIVNKPDWNYYFYRTATGDEMDLILEKGNQRIAIECKASTAPKLTKGFYRALEVVQPQRTFVIIPAPVSYEIGPNITVCGLSEFLNIEF
- a CDS encoding acylneuraminate cytidylyltransferase family protein, translating into MKNIAIIPARGGSKRLPNKNILLLGGIPLIAHSILYAQKNSNFIDEIYVSTDDDAIKKIALEYGAIVIDRPDYLSGDLEPTVSALKHVLESIEGNVDNVVLLQATNPLRPQNVLAAAFEVYQKGNYDSLFTVSKNYQKLGKIVNNTFVPFNYELGQRSQDLEPLFFENGLLYIAKASLILQEIIMSENAFPFEVNSIFDHVDIDTQADFEYAEYLFEKLCH